A single genomic interval of Exiguobacterium sp. BMC-KP harbors:
- a CDS encoding mechanosensitive ion channel encodes MNNIWNGTSLNLNGILGSLGNLLGAIIVFLIGWLIAKLIANGIQKALEKSGVVNKLSPQKEGAPQKKKKWTPEKIIGTVVFWVLMVFVLILVFNILDLNIIAGPLADTMSTLLAAIPNILKAALILLLAYVIAVVLRMIIVKAGTKLMSNDKVRSNKMLQGQTDLSSYPKIAGEIVFYLVLLLFLPGVLDALNVESVSQPFSQLLSSFLGFIPRLIAAAAIFFVGFLVAKIVRDIVTNFLHAVGTDKFAARFNLGSTDQKDAKSLSSILGTVVFILILIPITISALDQLNIKGITGPAINMLNDVLGMIPNIIVGVVLILVGLYVGRFIKKFVTDLLSRLGFNNLTRHLKIGSWDANQASTSPASIVGALVEIVIVVLFVVEAFNLIGLDFMVDLGRAVLAFLPSVLTAIIILAIGIIVSNLVKRTMDSLFGNSELKVLSSVAKYAILALAVFMALDQLGVADTIVNSAFILILGALALAFGLAFGLGGRDNASRYLDRLQKKAENTEVDTSNLPSKSASTSSSPSLKDAAKGAASQAADDVTPDRAPRSARSSSTDETTHGTPKGALPENDLAQQDDYPIDPDEHKGPNLDHPNDRP; translated from the coding sequence GATCATCGTATTCTTGATTGGATGGCTCATTGCCAAGCTGATCGCAAACGGGATTCAAAAAGCGTTAGAGAAGTCTGGGGTCGTCAACAAGTTGTCACCTCAAAAAGAAGGGGCGCCACAAAAGAAGAAAAAGTGGACACCTGAAAAAATCATTGGAACCGTCGTCTTTTGGGTTCTCATGGTCTTCGTTCTTATCTTGGTCTTCAACATCCTTGATCTAAACATCATTGCTGGACCACTTGCGGATACGATGAGTACATTACTCGCAGCAATTCCGAACATCTTGAAAGCAGCACTCATCCTTCTCTTGGCATACGTCATCGCGGTCGTTCTTCGCATGATCATCGTCAAAGCGGGAACGAAGTTGATGTCGAACGACAAAGTGCGTTCAAACAAGATGCTTCAAGGTCAGACAGACTTATCGTCTTACCCGAAAATCGCTGGAGAAATCGTCTTCTATCTCGTCTTGCTTTTGTTCCTACCGGGTGTCCTCGATGCCTTGAACGTTGAAAGTGTCTCTCAACCGTTCAGCCAATTGTTATCGTCATTCCTTGGATTCATTCCACGCTTGATTGCTGCGGCAGCCATCTTCTTCGTCGGCTTCCTCGTAGCGAAAATCGTCCGCGATATCGTGACGAATTTCCTTCATGCTGTTGGAACGGATAAATTTGCAGCACGCTTCAACCTTGGATCAACAGATCAAAAAGATGCGAAATCACTTTCGTCGATTCTTGGAACAGTCGTCTTCATCTTGATTCTGATTCCAATCACGATTTCAGCACTTGATCAATTGAATATTAAAGGAATCACAGGACCAGCGATCAACATGTTGAACGATGTCCTTGGTATGATTCCGAACATCATCGTCGGTGTCGTTCTGATTCTTGTTGGTCTTTATGTCGGACGCTTCATTAAGAAATTCGTTACGGATCTCTTATCACGTCTTGGCTTCAACAACCTAACACGTCACTTGAAAATCGGTTCATGGGATGCAAACCAAGCATCTACATCACCAGCTTCAATCGTTGGTGCACTCGTTGAGATCGTCATCGTCGTTCTCTTCGTCGTCGAAGCTTTCAACTTGATTGGTCTTGACTTCATGGTCGACCTCGGTCGTGCCGTCCTTGCGTTCTTACCAAGCGTCCTAACAGCGATCATCATTCTCGCAATCGGGATCATCGTCAGCAATCTCGTCAAACGTACGATGGACAGCCTGTTCGGTAACTCTGAACTGAAAGTCCTCTCAAGCGTTGCGAAGTATGCAATCCTTGCACTTGCTGTCTTCATGGCACTTGATCAACTTGGTGTTGCTGATACGATTGTCAACTCAGCCTTCATCTTGATCCTTGGGGCACTCGCTCTTGCTTTCGGTCTTGCGTTTGGTCTCGGTGGACGTGATAATGCATCGCGTTACCTCGATCGTCTTCAAAAGAAAGCAGAGAACACGGAAGTCGACACATCGAACCTTCCGAGTAAGTCAGCATCTACTTCTTCATCACCAAGCTTAAAAGATGCAGCAAAAGGTGCAGCTTCACAAGCGGCAGATGATGTGACACCAGATCGTGCACCACGTTCAGCGCGCTCTTCTTCAACAGATGAGACGACGCATGGTACACCAAAAGGTGCATTGCCAGAAAACGATTTAGCACAACAAGATGATTACCCGATCGATCCAGATGAGCATAAAGGTCCTAACCTTGATCATCCAAACGATCGTCCGTAA